The window gaagaagaagaagaagaaaaataagaaatgTGAGATCGGGATTTCATGCGCAGGGGTAACCAGGAgcggatttttttttttttttttttatttgctttttataCGGGCTTGGAGTTGGATATTCTTCCTTGCCTTACTTCACTCATTGGTGGACTGACGGTTTACTTTCCTTTATGACATGGCCTGGTCGGCATGATAGATACCCAAGGGAGTATGAGTGTTGGAAATGGGATGACATGATACTAGAAGATAAGAGACGATATAGTACGCGTACATAGAcgaattattttcttttccttttctttcatttggAAGTTTTCCTAATTGataggaaagaaagagagacttTATGTTTTTATAATCTCGTTAAATTGGAATCAAAACCAGCGGACGTGTATTAATGTATTAGTGTGTTCTAAAGACTCTAAAAGCAAGCTCGATGCAAAATGATGAGCATGCCCTGACTAgttgagaaaaagaaaagaaaagaattcAATGTCATACTTCATTACGATTTAGAATCCGCTgtttcttccctcttttcaCTCCCCCCCGTCCTATCATCATCTTGAACATTCCCCTGAGTCAGCTTTTTCACCGGAGGTTCTACCTTGCCTACAATATCCAACGTACGGAAAGTCACGAGGACAAGCACCAGAGCCACCAGCCCCAAGGCAAAGTTGAACCATGAAGCCGCGCGCAGACCCTTGAGAGATTGCGGATCCCACGCCTTTATACTGCCCACATTCTTAACAGATACGCCGCGGCCATCAGCCATGACCGCGGTCTGGATTGCCGTGGCTATGGCGAGGCCGATGGACCGGCCAATCTGGCCAACAGAGTTGATGAGTGCGCCGCCAATGGCCTGATCCTCTCTCGGCAGCGCGCGAGACGTGAAGAGCGTGAGACACGGCCAGGTGGTGTCCGCGCCAATGACGGAGAGGATCATGGCCGGAAGGCCCCAGGCAAAGTACGACGTCGTCGGCGGGATGGGCACGGCGTAGAGCAGGCAGGCAATCGTGATGGCGAGGTTGCCGCTGATGAGCAGGAAGACGGTGGGCACGCGGCCGAGCAGCTGCGAGACgatgacggcgacggcggcgccGCCGATGCCGGTCGGGAGGAAGCGCAGCATCGTCTGCAGGGGGGACTGGCCCTGGAACTCCTGGAAGTAGTAGGTGGCGTAGATGAGGTAGTTGTTGaaggaggcgaagaagacgccCATGATGACCATGACGGCGCTGAACTGGGCGTTGCGGAAGATGGAGACCTTGATGAGCGGCGGCGTGGGCAGagttgccgctgctggctgcAAAACTCCATCAGATTCGAGGAGTTGCGTCTTTGCCGCGTCGAGTCTGCGCTCCAGATACCACTGCCAGACCGCAAACGCCGCAATGACAATGATGGACACAACAATCAGCACCGGGATCCACGGCGTGCTCCAGCCCACGAC is drawn from Trichoderma asperellum chromosome 4, complete sequence and contains these coding sequences:
- a CDS encoding uncharacterized protein (EggNog:ENOG41~TransMembrane:12 (o48-68i75-94o106-126i138-159o165-185i205-224o236-258i299-319o339-357i364-384o390-415i485-505o)) — translated: MYVCTSLNPTETNTHIKHQQQTLSVQSVVIILPTIGHHLSVPESRQQWIVSSYSLTFGCFLLFWGRIADLYGKRLVFILGSIWVTAITAANPFVPNEIAFNLFRGLHGLGAAANVPTAIGILGVTFPPGKAKNYAFSTYSAGAPLGSVFGNILSGFVAQYSNWKWVFGVLAIMGGIISVCGMLFIPPTPPSPAAASKTKLGPRSVDWVGATLITVGLLALMFALTEGNVVGWSTPWIPVLIVVSIIVIAAFAVWQWYLERRLDAAKTQLLESDGVLQPAAATLPTPPLIKVSIFRNAQFSAVMVIMGVFFASFNNYLIYATYYFQEFQGQSPLQTMLRFLPTGIGGAAVAVIVSQLLGRVPTVFLLISGNLAITIACLLYAVPIPPTTSYFAWGLPAMILSVIGADTTWPCLTLFTSRALPREDQAIGGALINSVGQIGRSIGLAIATAIQTAVMADGRGVSVKNVGSIKAWDPQSLKGLRAASWFNFALGLVALVLVLVTFRTLDIVGKVEPPVKKLTQGNVQDDDRTGGSEKREETADSKS
- a CDS encoding uncharacterized protein (EggNog:ENOG41~TransMembrane:13 (i78-105o117-134i146-164o176-196i208-229o235-255i275-294o306-328i369-389o409-427i434-454o460-485i555-575o)), yielding MAVLDEESGMKVEIEKQSEGTTKASSLATMGREEDAEMGKETAVATSRPQQGTDSATEDGGDGESDDDGLPMSRARCIALVATVTGAAFLNTLSVQSVVIILPTIGHHLSVPESRQQWIVSSYSLTFGCFLLFWGRIADLYGKRLVFILGSIWVTAITAANPFVPNEIAFNLFRGLHGLGAAANVPTAIGILGVTFPPGKAKNYAFSTYSAGAPLGSVFGNILSGFVAQYSNWKWVFGVLAIMGGIISVCGMLFIPPTPPSPAAASKTKLGPRSVDWVGATLITVGLLALMFALTEGNVVGWSTPWIPVLIVVSIIVIAAFAVWQWYLERRLDAAKTQLLESDGVLQPAAATLPTPPLIKVSIFRNAQFSAVMVIMGVFFASFNNYLIYATYYFQEFQGQSPLQTMLRFLPTGIGGAAVAVIVSQLLGRVPTVFLLISGNLAITIACLLYAVPIPPTTSYFAWGLPAMILSVIGADTTWPCLTLFTSRALPREDQAIGGALINSVGQIGRSIGLAIATAIQTAVMADGRGVSVKNVGSIKAWDPQSLKGLRAASWFNFALGLVALVLVLVTFRTLDIVGKVEPPVKKLTQGNVQDDDRTGGSEKREETADSKS